DNA sequence from the Candidatus Zixiibacteriota bacterium genome:
CTTCTTCGCTGCTCATATACTCACGACTGTTGTACAAGTGGTCATATCAGCGCCTGCAACCCGCCGGCGAGAACTCCAAGATCGTCGAAACCCGTCGCTTTCAAGATTAGCGCCGCCTGATACGCGCGCGGACCCCGCTTGCACATGACCACGACTCTCTTCGTACGGTCGATCTCATCGGCCCGCCGACGCAGATCACCTAACGGGATGTTGATGACATTCCCGCTGCCGGGGAAAGGCTCGTCCGCGAACTCGGCGGGTTCACGAACATCCAGCAACACGGAGTCTCCGCCGGGCACCTGCTGATTGTCGTTAGGATTCAGAAACACGACTCCGCGGCCCTGCGCCTGTGCCATCGCGGCGAGATGATGCAGCGGGTCGAGCGCCTCGGCGTACGGCGGGGCGTAGCCGTGTTCGAAATCAAGCAGGTCGTCGACAGTGGCGCGACTTCGGAGAAACGATGAGAAGACATCGATGCGGCGGCATATATCGCCCGCGCCAACCGCCTGAAGTCCGAGTAGCCGGCCGCTCCCACGCTCATATACCATCTTCAATACAAACGTTTGACTCTCGGGATAGTAGTCCGGCTTGTCAGCGAAACTCCCCCAAACCGAATCGATCCGAAGTCCGGCATCGCGCGCCGCCTTCTCGGTCAGGCCGACCGCGCCGACATTCATGTCGAAAACCTTGACCAGAGATGTTCCGACTACGCCGGAAAAACGACTCTCGCTGCCGGCAAGATTTTCAGCAATAACGCGTCCCTGCCGATTGGCCAGCGATCCCATCGGCAGATACATCGGTTGGCCCGTGATCTGATGCCGCGATTCCACGCAGTCGCCGCCGGCATAGATATTCGGATCGGATGTTTGCATCCGGGAATTCACGACAATTCCGCCGGTACTGCCGATATCGAGACCGCATGAGGCGGCGAGATCGACATTGGGTGTCACCCCAAGGCAGAGCAGCACGTAATCGACTGTCATGCTCTCGCCGCCGGCCAGAGTTACCACAGGGCACCCGTCGATATCGAGTTTGGTATCACGCACGTTAGTCTCCGTGCGCACGGGGGTACCATGGCGATCCAGTTCGCGCTCGACCATTGCCGCCATCTCGGCATCCAGAACATACGGCAACACCTGCGCTTCTTTTTCGATCATGGTGGCGTGAATGCCCCAGAGCCCGCCGGTCGCCTCGGCCATCTCGCAGCCGATAAACCCGCCGCCGACTATGAGCGCCGTCTCGATCTCGCCCTGCTCGGCTAGGCCGCGGAAAGCGGTTGCATCGGACGGTCTTGTGAACGAACAGATCCGCTCGCTCCTGGGCACCGAAAACGGCGGCTTCCTGGGCACGGCTCCGGTAGCAAGCACCAGCTTACCGTATGCGTGCTGAACGGTTTCGCCTGTAGACAGATATCTGGCGGTGATGATTTTACTCTCGCGATCGACCGCAATCACCTCCGCGCCTGTTACGACACTAATGCCCTTCGTGATTCTAAAGAACTCGGCATCGCGTTTGACCCCGTACGAGGTCGCCATCAACTGATCGAGCGCGCCTACGTCACCGGAGGCGAAATACGGCAGACCGCAGGTGGCGTACGAGAGATGTTCCTCCTTCTGGAACAGAGTAATCCTCGTGCCGGGCAGACGCCGGGCC
Encoded proteins:
- a CDS encoding FAD-dependent oxidoreductase encodes the protein MDRSDVVIVGGVACGPKTGAVLARRLPGTRITLFQKEEHLSYATCGLPYFASGDVGALDQLMATSYGVKRDAEFFRITKGISVVTGAEVIAVDRESKIITARYLSTGETVQHAYGKLVLATGAVPRKPPFSVPRSERICSFTRPSDATAFRGLAEQGEIETALIVGGGFIGCEMAEATGGLWGIHATMIEKEAQVLPYVLDAEMAAMVERELDRHGTPVRTETNVRDTKLDIDGCPVVTLAGGESMTVDYVLLCLGVTPNVDLAASCGLDIGSTGGIVVNSRMQTSDPNIYAGGDCVESRHQITGQPMYLPMGSLANRQGRVIAENLAGSESRFSGVVGTSLVKVFDMNVGAVGLTEKAARDAGLRIDSVWGSFADKPDYYPESQTFVLKMVYERGSGRLLGLQAVGAGDICRRIDVFSSFLRSRATVDDLLDFEHGYAPPYAEALDPLHHLAAMAQAQGRGVVFLNPNDNQQVPGGDSVLLDVREPAEFADEPFPGSGNVINIPLGDLRRRADEIDRTKRVVVMCKRGPRAYQAALILKATGFDDLGVLAGGLQALI